ACCGAGCAGAAAGCCCTGGCACCATTCGCTTAGGGCGGCGGTGCGTTCGGCGAGCGGCTGACTGTCGGCGGGCAGGAGCAGATCCATGCCCAGTACGGGGTCATTCAGGGCGGGCACGGTCCAGTCGGCCAGTGCCTGGACGGCGGCGCGCCCCTGCTGCACCACCGCCTGCTGCGGGTCGGTATCCTCGAAGACCTGGGCCAGCCACAGGCCCTCGTCCACGCGCCCAATGGCACACCACAGGCCGCACAACAGGCCATGAACCTCGGCCGCACCCGCCGCCGCATCGGCGCGGGCAAGCGCCTGG
This genomic stretch from Gammaproteobacteria bacterium harbors:
- a CDS encoding UPF0149 family protein, with protein sequence MPPPRHPDFLGLDQALARADAAAGAAEVHGLLCGLWCAIGRVDEGLWLAQVFEDTDPQQAVVQQGRAAVQALADWTVPALNDPVLGMDLLLPADSQPLAERTAALSEWCQGFLLGLAAGGITRDTPVPDDVSELIRDFTEISRAGFDAEVGDEEDENALAQIVEYVRIGVLLINDELQPGKGTPRLQ